The stretch of DNA TCAGCCAAGCCGAGCACGACGTGACCACGCAGTCGATCCTGTTCACCGACGACGCAGCCTTCGCCGACAAGGTCGCCGACGCAGTCGACCGCCAGTTGCGCGACCTCGCCACCGAGGCGGTCGCGCGCGTTGCGTGGGACACCAACGGCGCGATCGTCGTCGTCGATACGCTGGCGGACGCGATTCCGCTGGTCGACCGTCTTGCCGCCGAGCATCTCCAGCTCGCCATCCCCGACCCGCAGGGCTTCTTCGACCGCATCCGTCACGCGGGCTCGGTGTTCCTCGGCCGCTATACCCCCGAGGCAATCGGCGATTACGTGGCAGGCCCGAACCACGTCCTGCCGACCGGCCGCCGTGCGCGCTTCGCCAGCGGGTTGTCGGTACTCGACTTCATGAAGCGCACCAGCTTCCTGGCGCTCGACGAAGCCGCGTTGCGTGAACTCGGCCCCGCTACCGTCGCGCTCGCCAATGCCGAGGGTTTGCCTGCGCATGCCAAGTCGGTGGCGCTGCGACTTCGCCTCAACCACTGATTTTGTTCGCGCGGAGGCGCGGAGACGCGGAGGTGTGGCCTTGCCGCGCAGCGGCCCTTCGATCACCAGCCAATGAGGAGATCGGAGCGGCTGCGCCGCACGCAACACCTCCGCGTCTCCGCGCCTCCGCGCGAACCAATCTTCTTCGCCCCCGCACAGACGAAACGCTAAGGGCTGACACGCAAGCCCCCCGCGCGTACAGGCAACCGCTTATGTCCAGAACCGCCCCCCGCACAAAGGCGCGCGCCGCCGCGCGTCTCGCCGCCGTCCAGGCGACCTACCAGCACGAGATGGAGGGCACCGCGATGCCCGTCCTGCTCAACGAATTCCACCAGCACCGTCTCGGCGCGACGATCGAAGACGTCGAATATGCCGAGGCTGATGTCGACTTCTTCGACGACCTGGTGTCGGGCGCCAACGCGCGGGCGGGCGAGATCGATGTGCTGATCGAGGGCAAGCTGGCCAAGGGCTGGACGCTTGCGCGGCTCGACAAGCCGATGAAGGCGATCATCCGCGTCGGCACGTACGAACTGCTCGCACGCAAGGACGTGCCGGTGGCCGCGGTGATCAGCGAATATGTCGATGTCGCGCACGCCTTCTACGACAAGCGCGAGTCGGGGTTCGTGAACGGGTTGCTCGACGGCATCGCGAAAGAAGTACGCGCGTAAACTATCGTCATCCTGGGCTCGACCCAGGATCCAGAGTAACAGCACACGACGTTCGTGGCTCTGGATCCTGACGTTCGTCAGGATGACGGCGGTGCTTGGGGAGCAGCAATGACCGAAGCCGAGTTCATCGCCGCGCTCCGCCGCCTCCCGCTCCATCCGGCGGCGCGCGGCCTTGCCGACGACACCGCGCTGCTCGACGCAGGACCGCTCGTCGTGACGACCGACACGCTCGTCGAAGGCGTGCATTTCCTCGCCAGCGACGCGCCGCAGGACGTCGCGTGGAAGCTGGTCGCGACCAACCTTTCCGATCTCGCCGCCAAGGGCGCCAAGCCCGATGGCATACTCCTCAACTACCCGTTGAGCGACGACGCGTGGGATCGCGCCTTCCTCGAAGGGTTCCTCGACGTCCTGACCGCGTTCGGCACGCGCATCATCGGCGGCGACACCGTGACGCTGCCGCCGCATACACCGCGAGTCCTGACGGTCACCGCGTTCGGCAGCGATGCCGCCGCCCCTGCTCGCAACGGCGCGCGAGAAGGCGATGCGCTCTACGTCACCGGCACGATCGGCGACGCCGGCGCGGGGCTTGCGATCGCGCTCGGCGCGGAAGGCCCGCCGGAACTGCTCGCCGCGTACCGCCGCCCACAGCCTCGACTTGCCGACGGCCGCATTCTCGGCCCCGACGTCCATGCGATGATGGATGTGTCCGACGGCCTGCTCATCGACGCCGCGCGCATGGCGCTCGCCAGCGGCCTCGCGGTGACGATCGAGCTTGCCCGCGTTCCCCTGTCCACCGCGTATCGCGCCTTCTCCGGCGACCGGTTGGCGGCCGCGACGGCCGGCGACGACTACCAGCTCCTCTTCGCTGCACCCGAAGATTACACCACCGACGCCACGCGCATCGGCGTGTTCTCGGCAGGGTCAGGCCTCAGCGTCCACGACTCGGGTGAACCCGTCCCGCTCCCGCCAAGTCTAGGCTACGAGCACGCCCCACGAGGATAACTTGCGCAATGTCCCTGCACTGATAGGTTCCTTACATCGGGACTCGGCAAAGTCGGGACCGGAGAGGACCTGACAAAAGGGATAGCGCCGTATGACGACCGTCTATTTGGCCATGATCTGCGGCGTCATCGCCGTCCTATATGGTTTCGTCACCAGTCGACAGGTGCTCGCCGCCTCCCCCGGTAATGCCAAGATGCAGGACATCGCCGCCGCCATCCAGGAAGGCGCGAAGGCCTATCTCGGGCGCCAATATACCACGATCGCGATCGTCGGCATCATCGTCGCGGCGATCCTGTTGTTCACGCTCGGCATGATCTCGACGATCGGCTTCGCGATCGGCGCGGTGCTGTCGGGCGTTGCGGGCTATGTCGGCATGAACATCTCGGTGCGCGCCAACGTCCGCACCGCAGAGGCCGCGCGCGCGTCGTTGCAGGCGGGACTGACGATGGCGTTCCGCTCGGGCGCGGTCACCGGCATGCTCGTGGCGGGCCTCGGCCTGCTCGCGGTCAGCGCGTTCTTCTGGTACCTTACCGGTCCCGCCGGCCATGCGCCCAACGACCGGATCATCGTCGAAGCGCTCACCGCGCTCGCCTTCGGCGCATCGCTGATCTCGATCTTCGCGCGGCTCGGCGGCGGCATTTTCACCAAGGCGGCGGACGTCGGCGCGGATCTGGTCGGCAAGGTCGAGGCGGGCATCCCCGAGGACGACCCCCGCAACCCGGCCGTCATCGCGGATAACGTCGGCGATAACGTGGGCGACTGCGCAGGCATGGCCGCCGATCTGTTCGAGACATACGTCGTCACGCTGGGCGTCACGATGATCTCGATCGCGCTCCTGATCCAGGCGAGCGGTGCCGAGCTGATGCGCCTCATGACGCTCCCGCTGCTCGTCGGCGGCGTGTGCATCGTCACCTCGATCATCGGCACCTACATGGTGCGGCTTGGCGGCGGCAGTATCATGGGCGCCCTCTACAAGGGCTTCTTCACCTCGACGGTCCTGTCGATCCCGGCGATCTATCTCGCCACGCAATATGTGCTCGGCGACCTCCACCGCGTGATCGGCGGCGCCGGCTTCCTCGATCCCGCCACCGACGATCTCACCACGCAGGCCGCCCCCTCACTGACGCAGAGCTTCACCGGGATGGACCTGTTCTGGTCAATGATGATCGGGCTCGTCGTGACCGGGCTGATCGTGTGGATCACCGAGTATTACACCGGCACCAACCACCGTCCGGTCAAGAGCATCGCCAAGGCGTCGGAGACCGGCCACGGCACCAACGTCATCCAGGGCCTCGCGATCAGCCTCGAGTCCACCGCATTGCCGACGCTCGTCATCGTCGTCGCGGTGATCGTCGCGTATCAGCTCGCCGGGATCATCGGCATCGCGTTTGCGGCGACCGCGATGCTCGCGCAGGCCGGCATGGTCGTCGCGCTCGACGCCTACGGACCCGTCACCGACAACGCAGGCGGGATCGCCGAGATGGCGGGGCTGCCCGACGATGTTCGCCAGCGGACCGACGCGCTCGATGCGGTCGGCAATACGACCAAGGCGGTGACCAAGGGCTATGCGATCGGCTCGGCGGGGCTGGCCGCGCTCGTGCTGTTCGGCGCGTACACGACCGATCTCGCGACCTACTTCCCCGACGTCACAGTCGATTTCAGTCTCAGCAACCCGTACGTCATCGTCGGACTGCTGCTCGGCGCCTTGCTCCCGTATCTGTTCGGCGCGTTCGGGATGACCGCGGTCGGTCGTGCCGCCGGCGCGGTCGTCGAGGAGGTCCGCGAGCAGTTTCGGACCAATCCCGGCATCATGCTCGGCACCAGTCGCCCCGATTATGCGCGGACCGTGGATCTCGTCACTAAGGCGGCCATCCGCGAGATGATCGTGCCGTCGCTGCTGCCGGTGCTGTCGCCGCTCGCGGTCTATTTCATCATCACCGCGGTCGCAGGGCAGGCCGCGGGCTTCGCATCGCTTGGCGCGATGCTGCTGGGCGTGATCGTCTCCGGTCTGTTCGTCGCGATCTCTATGACGTCGGGCGGCGGCGCGTGGGACAACGCCAAGAAGTACATCGAGGACGGTCATCACGGCGGCAAGGGCTCCGAGGCGCACAAGGCCGCGATCACCGGCGATACCGTCGGCGATCCGTACAAGGACACCGCTGGGCCCGCGGTGAACCCGATGATCAAGATCACGAACATCGTCGCGCTGCTGTTGCTCGCGGCGCTGGCCGGCGGCGGGGTCGGCTGATCGGCTGATCGGATGGCCCCAGGATAAGACCGAACATCGTTCAGATCCGACCGACTTCGCCGTTGCGCCGATACGCAACGGCGCCGCACCTCTTGTACCGACGAGCGAACGCGATACTCTATGCCGGCGGTCGTTGGGGAATGGCCGGGGGGATGTTGTCCATGGCGTGGCCGATGACGTGGCGTACGGGTCTGCTGGCCGGTGCAATGATACCGGCGATCGCGGCGGCACAGACCGCGCCGCCCCCCGCCGCCCTGCCGATGGCGACCGCCACCACGCCGAAGGCGGCAGCCGCGCTCTCAGCCCCGGTGTCGGTCGAAACCTTCGCCAAGCTTCCCGGTATCGTCGGTCCGAAGCTCTCGCCCGACGGCGCGCGCATCGCCGCCAAGATGGCGATCGACGGCGTGCAGGTGCTGGTCGTCGCGCCGCTGTTTCCCGGTGGCAAGCTGGCCGCGACCAAGGTCGGTTCGACCGTCGACATCAACTGGTGGCGCTGGGTCGGCGACGACTGGCTGGCGGTGGGCATCGGGTCGCAGGACATGCTGTACGGCGAGGAGATCTACGTCACGCGGACGCTGGGGGTCAAAGCCGACATGACCAAGATCAACCGGATCGACTGGACGAATTCGGGGGGCCGGGCGGACGAGATCCTGTGGACGGCGCGCGACGGGACGCCGCGCGTCCTGCTGTCGCGCCAGACCGGGATCGAAAGCGAAAGCCAATGGTATCCCGAGGTCTCCGAGGCGGATCTGTCGACCGGCAGGACCAAGACCGTCGCCGGCGGCCAGACGAACGTCTTCGACTGGTATGCCGATAGCGCCGGCGTCGTCCGGATGGGCTATCGCTACGACGACGACACCCGCAAGAGCTCGCTTCTGTACCGCAGCGCCAATCGCGATCCATTCAAGGTCATCGCCTCGACCCGCGGCAAGCAGGATATCGTCATCCCGGTGACGTTCCGCGCCGACGGTACCGCCATCGCAACGGATGATTCAGGCGGTCGTGACGCGGTGTTCGAAGTGTCGCTGCCCGATCTGAAGCTCGGCAAGAGGCTGTACGCCGCAGACGGCTACGACGTCGATGGCGTGATCGAGAACGCGACCGGCGACGATATCGACGGCATCAACCTCACCGATCGCTTCGGCCATACCATCTGGCTGAACCCCAAGCTGAAGGAAATCCAGGACGCGGTCGACAAGGCGGTCGGCGAGCGTCGCGCGCGCATCGTGTCCTGGGATCGCACCCGATCCAAATTCCTGGTGCAAGTCGGGTCGCCGTCTCAGGCCGGGGGGCTGTATTTCTACGATCCCGAAAACGGATCGATGCAGCGCTATTCCTGGCAGAATACCGACCTGAAGGCGCGGACCCTGTCGCCGGTATCGACGATCCGGTACACGGCGCGCGACGGCGTCGAGATCGAGGCGTTGCTGACCCTCCCGCGCGGGCACAGCCCGAAGGCGCTGCCGCTGATCGTGTTGCCGCATGGCGGCCCGTTCGCACGTGATTCGGAAGAATGGGACTGGTGGACGCAGTATCTGGCGGAAAGCGGCTATGCCGTCGTCCAGCCCAATTACCGCGGCTCATCCGGCTATGGCACGCATTTCGCACAGCTCGGCGAGGGGCAATGGGGCCTGAAGATGCAGGACGATCTCGACGATGCGATCACGCATTTGGCCAAGCAAGGCATCGCCGATCCAAAGCGCGTATGCATGGCCGGCGCATCCTATGGCGGCTATGCGGCGATGCGTGCGGCCCAGCGGAACGGCACCGGCGACTCGTCACCGTATCGCTGCGCAATCTCCTATGCCGGGGTATCCGATCTCCAGGCTATGCAGCGCTACGACGGCAAGTTCCTGTACGGAAAGACGCGCAGCGACTGGCTGAAGAAACAGGCGCCGGACTATCGCAGCGTCTCGCCGCGCTTCGGTGCGCAAACCTTCTCGATCCCGATCCTGATGCTGCACGGCAAGGAGGACAAGCGCGTGCCCGTGAAGCAATCGCGCATGATGGCGGCGGCGCTCAAAGAGGCGGGCAAGCCGTACGAGTATATCGAACAACCGCTCGGCGATCATCATTTCACGCGCGGCGAGGACCGGCTCGAATTCCTGAAAGCGATGGGCGCGTTTCTGGCGAAGTATAACCCGGCGTAGCGAGACCGTTCCACGCGCGCGCACGATGGAGCGCCGTGCCGCCGCGGTTGGCATCTACCGCGCCGGCGTCGACGAGGCGGTAGCGTAACGGTGCGAATGGCGAGAGCGGACGCTCTTGTTTCCACGCCGCAGATCGCCGATATCAGTAGGACACATGCGGGCATGGGCATCGGGCCTGCGTCCGTGCGTCGGCCGTGCTTTCCTTTTTCGCGAACCTGCGGTAAGGGCG from Sphingomonas sp. HMP9 encodes:
- the nusB gene encoding transcription antitermination factor NusB produces the protein MSRTAPRTKARAAARLAAVQATYQHEMEGTAMPVLLNEFHQHRLGATIEDVEYAEADVDFFDDLVSGANARAGEIDVLIEGKLAKGWTLARLDKPMKAIIRVGTYELLARKDVPVAAVISEYVDVAHAFYDKRESGFVNGLLDGIAKEVRA
- the thiL gene encoding thiamine-phosphate kinase, with protein sequence MTEAEFIAALRRLPLHPAARGLADDTALLDAGPLVVTTDTLVEGVHFLASDAPQDVAWKLVATNLSDLAAKGAKPDGILLNYPLSDDAWDRAFLEGFLDVLTAFGTRIIGGDTVTLPPHTPRVLTVTAFGSDAAAPARNGAREGDALYVTGTIGDAGAGLAIALGAEGPPELLAAYRRPQPRLADGRILGPDVHAMMDVSDGLLIDAARMALASGLAVTIELARVPLSTAYRAFSGDRLAAATAGDDYQLLFAAPEDYTTDATRIGVFSAGSGLSVHDSGEPVPLPPSLGYEHAPRG
- a CDS encoding sodium-translocating pyrophosphatase, which codes for MTTVYLAMICGVIAVLYGFVTSRQVLAASPGNAKMQDIAAAIQEGAKAYLGRQYTTIAIVGIIVAAILLFTLGMISTIGFAIGAVLSGVAGYVGMNISVRANVRTAEAARASLQAGLTMAFRSGAVTGMLVAGLGLLAVSAFFWYLTGPAGHAPNDRIIVEALTALAFGASLISIFARLGGGIFTKAADVGADLVGKVEAGIPEDDPRNPAVIADNVGDNVGDCAGMAADLFETYVVTLGVTMISIALLIQASGAELMRLMTLPLLVGGVCIVTSIIGTYMVRLGGGSIMGALYKGFFTSTVLSIPAIYLATQYVLGDLHRVIGGAGFLDPATDDLTTQAAPSLTQSFTGMDLFWSMMIGLVVTGLIVWITEYYTGTNHRPVKSIAKASETGHGTNVIQGLAISLESTALPTLVIVVAVIVAYQLAGIIGIAFAATAMLAQAGMVVALDAYGPVTDNAGGIAEMAGLPDDVRQRTDALDAVGNTTKAVTKGYAIGSAGLAALVLFGAYTTDLATYFPDVTVDFSLSNPYVIVGLLLGALLPYLFGAFGMTAVGRAAGAVVEEVREQFRTNPGIMLGTSRPDYARTVDLVTKAAIREMIVPSLLPVLSPLAVYFIITAVAGQAAGFASLGAMLLGVIVSGLFVAISMTSGGGAWDNAKKYIEDGHHGGKGSEAHKAAITGDTVGDPYKDTAGPAVNPMIKITNIVALLLLAALAGGGVG
- a CDS encoding alpha/beta hydrolase family protein; its protein translation is MTWRTGLLAGAMIPAIAAAQTAPPPAALPMATATTPKAAAALSAPVSVETFAKLPGIVGPKLSPDGARIAAKMAIDGVQVLVVAPLFPGGKLAATKVGSTVDINWWRWVGDDWLAVGIGSQDMLYGEEIYVTRTLGVKADMTKINRIDWTNSGGRADEILWTARDGTPRVLLSRQTGIESESQWYPEVSEADLSTGRTKTVAGGQTNVFDWYADSAGVVRMGYRYDDDTRKSSLLYRSANRDPFKVIASTRGKQDIVIPVTFRADGTAIATDDSGGRDAVFEVSLPDLKLGKRLYAADGYDVDGVIENATGDDIDGINLTDRFGHTIWLNPKLKEIQDAVDKAVGERRARIVSWDRTRSKFLVQVGSPSQAGGLYFYDPENGSMQRYSWQNTDLKARTLSPVSTIRYTARDGVEIEALLTLPRGHSPKALPLIVLPHGGPFARDSEEWDWWTQYLAESGYAVVQPNYRGSSGYGTHFAQLGEGQWGLKMQDDLDDAITHLAKQGIADPKRVCMAGASYGGYAAMRAAQRNGTGDSSPYRCAISYAGVSDLQAMQRYDGKFLYGKTRSDWLKKQAPDYRSVSPRFGAQTFSIPILMLHGKEDKRVPVKQSRMMAAALKEAGKPYEYIEQPLGDHHFTRGEDRLEFLKAMGAFLAKYNPA